A part of Brachybacterium faecium DSM 4810 genomic DNA contains:
- a CDS encoding short-chain alcohol dehydrogenase (PFAM: short chain dehydrogenase) has translation MTRPASPDQLDAQPAATPHSAGPGDRPAVLVTGANRGIGRAVAEELAADHHLILAGRDADALAALAAALPSAETFVAELTDYEGTAAAVAALELPTGLAGLVHSAGILVNGSVEDLSAAEWERNFAVNVTAVSELTRLLLPALRTARGTVVAVNSGSGFNAKGERGAYSASKFALRAWTDALRQEETGHGVRVSAVHPGRVDTDMQHELRAAESGAYESEKYLRPATVAAAIGFALRAPAEAVVATIDLRPRAIG, from the coding sequence ATGACCAGACCTGCCAGCCCTGACCAGCTCGACGCCCAGCCCGCCGCGACCCCGCACTCCGCCGGGCCCGGCGACCGCCCCGCCGTGCTCGTCACGGGGGCGAACCGCGGGATCGGACGCGCTGTCGCCGAGGAGCTCGCCGCGGATCACCACCTGATCCTCGCCGGGCGGGACGCGGACGCCCTGGCCGCGCTCGCCGCCGCGCTGCCCTCGGCCGAGACGTTCGTCGCCGAGCTCACCGACTACGAGGGGACGGCCGCCGCGGTCGCGGCGCTCGAGCTGCCCACCGGCCTCGCGGGCCTCGTGCACTCGGCGGGGATCCTCGTCAACGGCAGCGTCGAGGACCTGAGCGCCGCGGAGTGGGAACGGAACTTCGCCGTCAACGTCACCGCCGTCTCCGAGCTGACCCGGCTGCTGCTGCCGGCGCTGCGCACGGCCCGCGGCACCGTGGTCGCCGTGAACTCCGGCTCCGGCTTCAACGCGAAGGGGGAGCGCGGCGCCTACTCCGCCTCGAAGTTCGCGCTGCGCGCCTGGACCGACGCGCTGCGGCAGGAGGAGACCGGCCACGGGGTGCGGGTCAGCGCGGTGCATCCCGGCCGGGTCGACACCGACATGCAGCATGAGCTGCGGGCCGCGGAGAGCGGCGCGTACGAGTCGGAGAAGTACCTGCGCCCGGCGACGGTCGCCGCCGCGATCGGCTTCGCGCTGCGTGCCCCGGCCGAGGCGGTCGTCGCCACGATCGATCTGCGCCCCCGCGCGATCGGCTGA
- a CDS encoding CAAX amino terminal protease family (PFAM: CAAX amino terminal protease family), with translation MELLTPSRRWLRAEVLIVLALSLGRSAVYSLLALAQAFASGPLSGQSTALNTSLRENPWMDLLYQLLSVLFTLVPVALVVLLLAMTAGSLRQALRDLGLDPARPLRDLLHGVLLTAAIGLPGLAVYYLGRLLGMTVEVIPAALDTHWWTLPVLVLHAVKNAVLEEVIVVGYLVQRLERLGWSPRRIIIASAVLRGAYHTYQGVGPGLANLVMGLVFGEWYRRTRRTLPLIIAHTLLDVVAFVGYALLRDVLGL, from the coding sequence GTGGAACTCCTGACCCCGAGCCGGCGCTGGCTGCGCGCCGAGGTGCTGATCGTGCTCGCGCTGTCGCTGGGCCGCAGCGCCGTCTACTCGCTGCTCGCGCTCGCCCAGGCGTTCGCCTCCGGACCGCTGTCGGGACAGTCCACGGCACTGAACACGTCGCTGCGGGAGAACCCGTGGATGGATCTGCTGTACCAGCTGCTCTCGGTGCTCTTCACCTTGGTGCCGGTGGCACTCGTGGTGCTGCTGCTCGCGATGACCGCGGGGTCGCTGCGGCAGGCGCTGCGCGACCTGGGACTGGATCCGGCCCGGCCGCTGCGGGACCTGCTGCACGGCGTGCTGCTCACCGCGGCGATCGGTCTGCCGGGGCTGGCGGTGTACTACCTGGGGCGGCTGCTGGGGATGACGGTCGAGGTGATCCCCGCGGCGCTGGACACGCACTGGTGGACTTTGCCGGTGCTGGTGCTGCACGCGGTGAAGAACGCCGTGCTGGAGGAGGTGATCGTGGTGGGCTACCTGGTCCAGCGCCTGGAGCGGCTGGGCTGGTCGCCGCGCCGGATCATCATCGCCTCCGCCGTGCTGCGCGGGGCGTACCACACCTATCAGGGGGTGGGCCCGGGGCTCGCGAACCTGGTGATGGGGCTGGTGTTCGGCGAGTGGTACCGCCGCACCCGCCGCACGCTGCCGCTGATCATCGCGCACACCCTGCTGGATGTGGTGGCCTTCGTGGGCTACGCGCTGCTGCGGGACGTGCTCGGCCTCTGA
- a CDS encoding Rhodanese-related sulfurtransferase (PFAM: Rhodanese-like domain) — MDMETVAPKDVPEGAHLIDVREQNEWDAGHAPGAQHLPASSLLENLEQLPEDDDELYIVCRTGGRSFQVTQWLNANGFEAINVDGGMDQWFESGLPIEADGEAEAYIL; from the coding sequence ATGGACATGGAGACCGTCGCCCCGAAGGACGTGCCCGAGGGCGCGCATCTCATCGATGTGCGCGAGCAGAACGAATGGGATGCGGGCCATGCGCCCGGCGCGCAGCACCTGCCCGCCAGCTCCCTGCTGGAGAACCTCGAGCAGCTGCCCGAGGACGATGACGAGCTGTACATCGTCTGCCGCACCGGCGGGCGCAGCTTCCAGGTCACGCAGTGGCTGAACGCCAACGGCTTCGAGGCCATCAACGTCGACGGCGGGATGGACCAGTGGTTCGAATCCGGGCTGCCGATCGAAGCCGACGGCGAGGCCGAGGCGTACATCCTCTGA
- a CDS encoding Predicted permease (PFAM: Predicted permease), with amino-acid sequence MNALLASAPLLLRRRGALADILPVIAFAAATAITATVLGGAAAFVGRMPEGSGIGMSAEESLMPFLVTCAFTASVLLIPSAVGLGGSAARLSLARREKDLATTRLIGGTSAQVGAVAVLDVAAQALVGAFIGVGLHLAVTPALTHLDFGITPFTVADLLMPVWAYPLVALGMVLLAAGSAGVSLTGVVLSPLGVARDSRVVRMSVVRVVLWALLILGFFVFMQIGGTLLGQFADGMALLAVMAVFVGLIVAGMNVVGPFIVWIVARALAKSAPLPSVMVGARRLAADPRAGWRSVSGITFALVIAGFLTIIALLARGTDPEEAMMATAMSTGGILTLGIAAVLAAVSTGVTQTARVIDQAPVLRSQHIAGAEVAQLHRARIAEILVPVVLSSLLATLTALLVILAVFGGAPQDPQVAVQYGISVLAAYALVIAAVLVASPLVKRFALRAA; translated from the coding sequence GTGAACGCGCTGCTCGCCTCCGCCCCGCTGCTGCTGCGGCGCCGCGGCGCCCTCGCCGACATCCTGCCGGTGATCGCCTTCGCCGCCGCGACCGCCATCACCGCCACCGTCCTGGGAGGTGCCGCCGCGTTCGTCGGCCGCATGCCCGAGGGCTCCGGGATCGGGATGAGCGCCGAGGAGTCGCTCATGCCGTTCCTCGTCACCTGCGCCTTCACCGCCTCCGTGCTGCTGATCCCGAGCGCCGTCGGCCTCGGCGGCTCCGCCGCACGGCTCTCCCTCGCCCGCCGCGAGAAGGACCTCGCCACCACCCGCCTGATCGGCGGGACCAGCGCGCAGGTGGGCGCGGTCGCGGTGCTGGACGTCGCCGCGCAGGCCCTCGTCGGCGCGTTCATCGGCGTGGGGCTCCACCTCGCCGTCACTCCCGCGCTCACCCATCTCGACTTCGGCATCACCCCCTTCACCGTCGCGGACCTGCTGATGCCCGTGTGGGCATATCCGCTGGTCGCCCTCGGGATGGTGCTGCTCGCCGCCGGCTCCGCCGGGGTGTCGCTGACCGGCGTGGTGCTCAGCCCGCTCGGCGTGGCCCGCGACTCGCGCGTGGTGCGGATGTCCGTGGTGCGGGTGGTGCTGTGGGCGCTGCTCATCCTCGGCTTCTTCGTGTTCATGCAGATCGGAGGGACGCTGCTCGGCCAGTTCGCCGACGGGATGGCCCTCCTCGCGGTGATGGCCGTGTTCGTCGGCCTCATCGTCGCCGGCATGAACGTGGTGGGACCGTTCATCGTCTGGATCGTCGCCCGCGCCCTGGCGAAGAGCGCACCGCTGCCCTCGGTGATGGTCGGCGCGCGCCGCCTGGCCGCGGACCCGCGCGCCGGCTGGCGGTCCGTCTCGGGCATCACCTTCGCCCTGGTGATCGCCGGATTCCTCACGATCATCGCGCTGCTGGCCCGCGGCACGGACCCGGAGGAGGCCATGATGGCCACCGCCATGTCCACGGGCGGGATCCTCACCCTGGGCATCGCCGCGGTGCTCGCGGCCGTCTCCACCGGCGTCACCCAGACCGCCCGTGTGATCGACCAGGCACCGGTGCTGCGCTCCCAGCACATCGCCGGCGCCGAGGTGGCCCAGCTGCACCGCGCCCGGATCGCGGAGATCCTCGTCCCGGTGGTGCTCAGCTCCCTGCTCGCCACCCTCACGGCCCTGCTGGTGATCCTCGCCGTGTTCGGCGGAGCACCCCAGGACCCGCAGGTGGCGGTGCAGTACGGGATCAGCGTGCTGGCCGCCTACGCGCTGGTGATCGCGGCGGTGCTGGTGGCCTCCCCGCTGGTGAAGCGGTTCGCGCTGCGCGCCGCATGA
- a CDS encoding ABC-type antimicrobial peptide transport system, ATPase component (PFAM: ABC transporter), with translation MNTNQLSPAPAGPPPHPASPAPQPVAQPGAAPLSPVLCARGLMKTYGSSSTTTRALDGVDLDIARADSLAVMGPSGCGKTTLLHILAGILTPTAGTVRHDGTDLATLGDRRRTRLRRNDFGFVFQDGQLLPELTALENVILPRMLGGTSRRAATAEAASWLDRLGLAGMHDRRPTQLSGGQAQRVAIARALTGRPSVVFADEPTGALDQATGQSVLQILVDSCRDSGAALVMVTHDAKVAAACRRTVAMRDGRIAQEFVRPAEQPAPAQPLAAQSAEVAR, from the coding sequence ATGAACACGAACCAGCTCTCCCCGGCCCCCGCCGGCCCGCCCCCGCACCCGGCCTCCCCGGCCCCGCAGCCCGTCGCCCAGCCCGGCGCGGCTCCGCTGTCGCCCGTGCTCTGCGCCCGCGGCCTGATGAAGACCTACGGCAGCTCGAGCACCACCACCCGCGCCCTGGACGGCGTGGACCTCGACATCGCCCGCGCCGACTCGCTCGCGGTGATGGGCCCCTCCGGCTGCGGAAAGACCACCCTGCTGCACATCCTCGCCGGGATCCTCACGCCCACCGCCGGCACCGTCCGGCACGACGGCACGGACCTGGCGACCCTCGGCGACCGCCGCCGCACCCGCCTGCGCCGCAACGACTTCGGCTTCGTCTTCCAGGACGGCCAGCTGCTGCCCGAGCTCACCGCGCTCGAGAACGTCATCCTGCCGCGCATGCTCGGCGGCACCTCCCGCCGCGCCGCGACCGCCGAGGCCGCGTCCTGGCTGGACCGGCTGGGCCTCGCCGGGATGCACGACCGCCGCCCCACCCAGCTCTCCGGCGGGCAGGCGCAGCGCGTCGCGATCGCGCGGGCCCTCACCGGCCGCCCCTCCGTGGTCTTCGCCGACGAGCCCACCGGCGCCCTGGACCAGGCCACCGGCCAGTCCGTGCTGCAGATCCTCGTCGACTCCTGCCGGGACTCCGGTGCCGCGCTGGTGATGGTCACGCACGACGCGAAGGTCGCCGCCGCCTGCCGCCGCACCGTCGCCATGCGCGATGGTCGCATCGCCCAGGAGTTCGTGCGCCCCGCCGAGCAGCCGGCCCCTGCACAGCCGCTCGCCGCACAGAGCGCGGAGGTGGCCCGGTGA